The region CTCTTGGGCTGGGGTCAGGCGACCTTTGCCTCGAAGCTCGAAATCGAGGGCGGTGCGGCGAAAGTCACCCGCGAGGTTGACGGTGGTCTGCAGACCATCGAGGTGAAGCTGCCGGCGATCGTCACCGCCGACCTGCGGCTGAACGAGCCGCGCTATGCCTCGCTGCCGAACATCATGAAGGCGAAGAAGAAGCCGCTCGATGAAAAGACGGCGGCGGATTACGGCGTCGATGTCAGCCCGCGGCTCGAGATCGTCTCGGTCAAGGAACCCGAGGGCCGCAAGGCCGGGATCAAGGTCGGCTCGGTCGACGAGCTGGTCGGCAAACTCAAAGAAGCGGGGGTGATCTGATGGCTGTTCTTCTGCTGGGTGAAGTCACCAACGGTGTGCTGAGCGTCGATGCCACGGCCAAGGCCGTGAACGCGGTCAAGGGTCTGGGCGATGTGACGGTGCTCTGCGCCGGGGCGTCCGCGAAGGAGGCCGCTGCAGAAGCGGCGAAGATCGCCGGTGTTGCCAAGGTGCTGGTCGCCGAGGATGCGCTCTATGGCCACCGTCTGGCCGAGCCGACCGCCGCGCTGATCGTGTCGCTGGCCGGCGACTATTCGCACATTGCTGCTCCTGCCACGACCGACGCCAAGAACGTCATGCCGCGCGTCGCCGCGCTGCTCGACGCGATGGTAATCTCGGATGTCTCGGCGGTGATCGATGCCGATACCTTCGAGCGCCCGGTCTATGCCGGCAACGCCATCCAGACGGTCAAGTCGAAAGACGCGAAGAAGGTCTTCACCGTCCGCACCGCGAGCTTCGATGCTGCGGGCGATGGCGGTTCGGCCAGCGTTTCCGACGCCGCCATTGCCGAGAACCCCGGTCTGTCGAGCTGGGTTGCCGACGAGGTCGCCAAATCCGACCGCCCGGAACTGACCTCGGCCGGCCGCGTGGTCTCGGGTGGCCGTGGTGTCGCCTCGAAAGAGAACTTCGCCATCATCGAGGCCCTGGCCGACAAGCTGGGCGCCGCCGTCGGTGCCTCGCGCGCTGCCGTCGACAGTGGCTACGCACCGAACGACTGGCAGGTCGGCCAGACCGGCAAGGTCGTGGCGCCCGAGCTTTACGTCGCCGTCGGTATCTCGGGTGCGATCCAGCACCTCGCGGGCATGAAGGACTCGAAGGTCATCGTCGCCATCAACAAGGACGAAGAGGCCCCGATCTTCCAGATCGCCGATTATGGTCTGGTGGGCGATCTCTTCACCGTGGTCCCGGAACTGACCGAGAAGCTGTAAGAGCTTTCATCTTGGCTTAAATATCCCGGGGAGTCGCGCAAAGCGCGACGGGGCAGCGCCCCCGCCCCGGCCAGAACACCGAACCGCCCGCGCCAACCGGCCCGGGCGGTTTTCTCATTGAAGCGCCTCCGATGCCGCCCTATCGTCGCCCCCAGTCAAGCGAGGGTGAGACGAGATGGCGATTCAATCGGTGGGCGTGATCGGCGCAGGGCAGATGGGCAACGGCATCGCCCATGTTTTCGCATTGGCCGGCTATGACGTGCTGATGACCGATATCAGCCAGGAGGCCTTGGACAAGGCCGTCGCCCTGATCGACAAGAACATCGAACGCCAGGTCAGCCGGGGCAAGGCCACGGCCGAGGACAAGGCGGCGGCGATGGGCCGGATCAAGACCACGTTGAAGCTGGCCGATCTGGGCAAGACCGACCTGGTGATCGAGGCTGCGACCGAGCGCGAGACGGTGAAGCAGGCGATCTTCGAGGACCTGCTGCCGCATCTGAAGCATGACACGATCCTGACCTCGAACACCTCGTCGATCTCGATCACCCGGCTTGCCAGCCGCACCGACCGGCCCGAAAAATTCATGGGCTTCCACTTCATGAACCCTGTGCCGGTAATGCAGCTGGTCGAGCTGATCCGCGGCATCGCCACCGATGAGCCGACCTATCAGGCGATGCTGGAGGTGGTGGAGAAGATCGGCAAGACCGCCGCCAGTGCCGAGGATTTCCCCGCCTTCATCGTCAACCGCATCCTGATGCCGATGATCAACGAGGCGGTCTACACGCTCTACGAGGGCGTGGGCAACGTGAAGTCGATCGACAGCGCCATGAAGCTCGGCACCAATCACCCGATGGGACCGCTGGAACTGGCGGATTTCATCGGGCTGGATACCTGTCTGGCAATCATGAACGTGCTGCATGAGGGGCTGGCGGATACCAAGTACCGCCCCTGCCCGCTGCTGACCAAATATGTCGAGGCCGGCTGGCTGGGTCGCAAGACCGGGCGCGGCTTCTATGACTATCGCGGCGAGGAGCCGGTTCCGACGCGCTGAATGCCGCATTCAGACCGGCCGGCCCGGCCTCGCCGCCACAGGATGACCCGATCCGAAGCGAGGATAGTGTGATGATGAAGCGAGTGATTGTGACGACGGCGCTGACCCTTCTGGCCGCGCCGGCCCTTGCCGATGACGAGGCCTGCAAGGCCGTCCGCCTGTCTGATCCCGGCTGGACCGACATCACCGCCACCAATGGCGTTGCCAGCGTGGTGCTGCAGGGTCTGGGCTATGAGCCCGAAATCAGCACCCTGTCGGTGCCGGTCGGCTATGAGGCGCTGAAGAACGGCGATACCGACGTTTTCCTGGGCAACTGGATGCCGGCACAGCAGAAATTCCGCGACGATCTGGATGCCTCGGGCGTGGTCGACCTGCTGGGCCAGAATCTCGAGGGTGCCAAGTTCACCCTGGCGGTGACCACGCCGGGTGCCGATCTCGGGGTCAAGGACTTCGCCGATCTCGATGCGCAGAAGGACGCCTTCGAGGGCAAGATCTACGGGATCGAGCCGGGCGCCCCGGCGAACCAGTCGATCCAGGGCATGATCGAGGCCGACGAGTTCGGGCTGGGTGACTGGGAACTGGTCGAATCGGGCGAACAGGCGATGCTGGCGCAGCTGGCGCGAAATGACGCCGCCGGCACGCCCACGGTCTTTCTCGCTTGGGCACCGCATCCGATGAACGTGAATTTCGCCGTCACCTACCTGTCGGGCGGCGACAAGCAATTCGGCCCCGATTTCGGTGGTGCCACGGTGCATACGCTGGCCC is a window of Paracoccus zhejiangensis DNA encoding:
- a CDS encoding electron transfer flavoprotein subunit alpha/FixB family protein; this translates as MAVLLLGEVTNGVLSVDATAKAVNAVKGLGDVTVLCAGASAKEAAAEAAKIAGVAKVLVAEDALYGHRLAEPTAALIVSLAGDYSHIAAPATTDAKNVMPRVAALLDAMVISDVSAVIDADTFERPVYAGNAIQTVKSKDAKKVFTVRTASFDAAGDGGSASVSDAAIAENPGLSSWVADEVAKSDRPELTSAGRVVSGGRGVASKENFAIIEALADKLGAAVGASRAAVDSGYAPNDWQVGQTGKVVAPELYVAVGISGAIQHLAGMKDSKVIVAINKDEEAPIFQIADYGLVGDLFTVVPELTEKL
- a CDS encoding 3-hydroxybutyryl-CoA dehydrogenase: MAIQSVGVIGAGQMGNGIAHVFALAGYDVLMTDISQEALDKAVALIDKNIERQVSRGKATAEDKAAAMGRIKTTLKLADLGKTDLVIEAATERETVKQAIFEDLLPHLKHDTILTSNTSSISITRLASRTDRPEKFMGFHFMNPVPVMQLVELIRGIATDEPTYQAMLEVVEKIGKTAASAEDFPAFIVNRILMPMINEAVYTLYEGVGNVKSIDSAMKLGTNHPMGPLELADFIGLDTCLAIMNVLHEGLADTKYRPCPLLTKYVEAGWLGRKTGRGFYDYRGEEPVPTR
- the choX gene encoding choline ABC transporter substrate-binding protein; protein product: MKRVIVTTALTLLAAPALADDEACKAVRLSDPGWTDITATNGVASVVLQGLGYEPEISTLSVPVGYEALKNGDTDVFLGNWMPAQQKFRDDLDASGVVDLLGQNLEGAKFTLAVTTPGADLGVKDFADLDAQKDAFEGKIYGIEPGAPANQSIQGMIEADEFGLGDWELVESGEQAMLAQLARNDAAGTPTVFLAWAPHPMNVNFAVTYLSGGDKQFGPDFGGATVHTLARKDWVAACPNAAKLFQQMVFSIDMENQLMGKILDEGMSGEDAAKDWLSANPDALTPWLDGVTTLDGQPGGDAVKAAIAG